The following nucleotide sequence is from uncultured Roseateles sp..
GGCCCTGCAGATCGCCGAGTTCGCGGATCGGTGCCGAGCTTCTGTGGGTGTAGAAGACCTTGTGCTCGCTGGGCAGCACGATCTGGGTGTAGTACAGATAGGCCTCGCGCTCGGGCGTGCGCAGCGGGCCCATCATCAGGTCGGCTTCGCCGCGCTCCAGCATCTTGAAGGCGCGAGCCGAGGGCAGCTCGCTGAACTCCACCGGCCAGTTGAGCCGGGCCAGGGCCAGCTTGAGCAGGTCGTAATACATGCCCGAGCCCTCGCTGCCGCGGAACTGGCGGTAGGGCGGATCCGAGCTGCCGACGACGCGCAGCACCGGGCCGGCCTGTGCTCGGGCGGCCGGATCGATCAGCGCGGCCAGCAGGCCGGCCAGGCAGGCGCGGCGCGTTGGCGCAGCGGGCCGGGCATTCGCGTGCTTTGGGTGCATGGGGCCAGCATACGCTGCCGCAGGCCGTTGGGCCCTGGGGTCATTGCTGAGTGTCGGGTGCCCGACAATTGGGGTCCTTGCGGCGCAGTAGGCTGCCGGACATGAGCACCGAACCCCTGTTTTCCCCCGCGGCCCAGGCCGCCAGCTTCCGCCACTTCGCCGCCAAGGAGTGCGGAGACGATCCGCTCTATGTGGCACTGTGCCTGGCCGTGGCCGACGCGCCCGAGCTGCTGGAGCTGATGCGCCATGCGCCGGGCCGGCAGCGCCGGCCGAACCTGCTGCTGGCCGCGCTGCACGAGCGCATTCTGGACGGCGTGTCGCATCCCTTGGCCGCCTACTACCCCAGCGTCGGCGGCCAGCGCCTGCCCGATGCCGAGCTGCCGGCGCTGCTGCTGGATTTCGCCCGCCAGCAGCATCGGGTGCTGGTGCGCTATCTGCAGACCCGCAGCACGCAGACCAACGAGACCGGCCGATGCGCGGTGCTGTGGCCGGCGCTGCAGCAGATTGCCCGGCTCAGTGGCAAGCCCGATCTGGCGCTGCTGGATTTCGGCAGCAGCGCCGGGCTGAATCTGGGTGTCGATGGTTATCACTACGACTACGGCCATTTCCAGCTCGGTGCCCCGGCTGCGCCCGGCCGGCCGCAGATCCGCTGTGACTGGCTGGGCGACGCACCGCCGCTGGCGGCCGACCCTGGCTGGCGCGAATGGCGCATTGCGCAGCGTCTGGGCCTGGACCTGTCGCCTATTGATGTGCAAGACGACGACGCCGTGCGCTGGCTGGCCGCCTGCCTGTGGCCGCATGACCGCGAGCGGGCGTTGCGGCTGGAGCTGGCCGTGGCCCAGGCCCGCGCTGCCGGCCACCGAGTGCAGCAGGCTGACGACTGCATCGCTGCCATAGAGCCCTGGCTCGACACGCTGCCGGCCGGCGTGCAGCCGGTGCT
It contains:
- a CDS encoding transporter substrate-binding domain-containing protein is translated as MHPKHANARPAAPTRRACLAGLLAALIDPAARAQAGPVLRVVGSSDPPYRQFRGSEGSGMYYDLLKLALARLNWPVEFSELPSARAFKMLERGEADLMMGPLRTPEREAYLYYTQIVLPSEHKVFYTHRSSAPIRELGDLQGRIIAVQRGKRYGALFDAGTGYTRYEVNDYGKALEMLAARRVDAVVLPARQGQRMMAGSALPLTRQPFMLEGEPAYVVLSKQSAWLARAPELERAFKALQQDGSWKKTLERY
- a CDS encoding DUF2332 domain-containing protein, yielding MSTEPLFSPAAQAASFRHFAAKECGDDPLYVALCLAVADAPELLELMRHAPGRQRRPNLLLAALHERILDGVSHPLAAYYPSVGGQRLPDAELPALLLDFARQQHRVLVRYLQTRSTQTNETGRCAVLWPALQQIARLSGKPDLALLDFGSSAGLNLGVDGYHYDYGHFQLGAPAAPGRPQIRCDWLGDAPPLAADPGWREWRIAQRLGLDLSPIDVQDDDAVRWLAACLWPHDRERALRLELAVAQARAAGHRVQQADDCIAAIEPWLDTLPAGVQPVLFNSWVLAYFPAEELARYQAEVGRLVRSRGLAWLSAESPSLRPAGLELPPTAPGASAHSLWSLVWRDRTEALAWSHPHGRWVQWLG